A genomic stretch from Telmatocola sphagniphila includes:
- the ygiD gene encoding 4,5-DOPA-extradiol-dioxygenase, whose protein sequence is MSEILPALFIGHGNPLNALQQNSFTEGWSRIGQQIARPKAILAISAHWFVPGTGVTISTSPRTIHDFGGFPRELYQVQYLAPGDPALARRVQQLLAPLPVNLDNSWGMDHGTWSVLTHVYPAADIPVVQLSIDETKGSMFHFEIGRKLAPLRTEGILILGSGNIVHNLHTYAWGRHESEPYDWAVRFETEARQILESGDFNPLIQYEKLGRNALLSIPTPDHFLPLLYVMGTRQQNDPIAFPIEGVDGGSISMLSVKVG, encoded by the coding sequence ATGTCGGAAATTCTACCTGCCCTTTTCATCGGCCATGGCAATCCCTTGAATGCGTTGCAGCAGAACAGTTTCACCGAAGGTTGGTCGCGGATCGGCCAACAAATCGCCAGGCCGAAGGCCATTCTTGCCATTTCGGCACACTGGTTTGTTCCCGGAACCGGCGTCACCATCAGCACCTCGCCGCGAACCATTCACGATTTTGGCGGATTCCCCCGCGAATTGTACCAAGTCCAGTATTTGGCCCCCGGCGATCCGGCACTGGCACGACGAGTCCAGCAATTGCTCGCACCTTTGCCGGTCAATCTGGACAATTCCTGGGGGATGGATCACGGTACTTGGTCGGTGCTTACGCATGTCTATCCCGCTGCAGATATTCCGGTCGTGCAACTCAGCATCGACGAGACGAAGGGTTCGATGTTTCACTTCGAAATCGGCCGAAAGCTTGCCCCATTGCGAACAGAAGGCATACTGATTTTGGGTAGCGGCAATATCGTCCATAACCTGCATACCTATGCCTGGGGACGTCACGAGTCTGAACCGTACGACTGGGCAGTTCGCTTCGAGACCGAAGCGAGACAGATATTAGAGTCTGGCGACTTCAACCCGTTGATCCAATATGAAAAACTGGGCCGCAATGCTCTGCTTTCGATTCCGACTCCCGATCATTTTCTCCCCCTGCTCTATGTGATGGGAACCCGCCAGCAGAACGACCCGATCGCGTTCCCGATAGAGGGCGTCGATGGGGGTTCCATTTCCATGTTGAGCGTGAAGGTCGGCTAA
- the ahr gene encoding NADPH-dependent aldehyde reductase Ahr, translating to MDYKAWVAKSAKQPLVLETIDLGPLGAEEVEVVVEYCGLCHSDVSVLNNEWGISHYPAILGHEVVGRITAIGSNAKGLSVGQRVGIGWNSESCMYCKQCLSGSQHLCSQAQPTIVGHRGGFASHIRAHWAWTIPLPEKLNFAEAGPLLCGGITVFNPLAMYAKPTDRVGIIGIGGLGHLAVKFAAAYGCDVTAFTSSQSKFEEAKGFGANDVLSSKDSVAIKKLAGRFDLLISTVNVKLDWDAMIGTLAPNGRLHIVGAVLEPIPVSAFSLIMGQRSISGSPTGSPTNIESMLDFAARHNVLPQTEHFPMSKINEAFARLESGQARYRIVLDADF from the coding sequence ATGGATTACAAAGCTTGGGTAGCCAAATCGGCGAAACAACCGCTGGTATTGGAAACGATTGATCTCGGACCACTGGGAGCCGAGGAAGTTGAAGTGGTCGTGGAATATTGCGGTTTGTGTCACTCAGATGTATCGGTGCTGAATAATGAGTGGGGTATTTCTCATTACCCCGCCATCCTTGGTCACGAAGTGGTCGGCCGCATTACAGCGATTGGTTCGAATGCAAAGGGACTGAGTGTTGGACAGCGCGTAGGCATCGGCTGGAACTCCGAAAGCTGCATGTACTGCAAACAGTGCCTGTCGGGAAGTCAACACCTTTGCTCGCAGGCCCAGCCTACCATCGTCGGACATCGAGGTGGTTTTGCGAGTCACATTCGTGCGCACTGGGCCTGGACGATTCCTTTGCCGGAAAAATTGAATTTTGCTGAAGCCGGTCCGCTCTTGTGCGGCGGAATTACCGTCTTCAATCCCCTGGCGATGTATGCGAAACCGACCGACCGGGTGGGAATCATCGGCATTGGCGGATTAGGTCACCTGGCGGTCAAGTTCGCCGCGGCCTACGGATGCGATGTGACGGCCTTTACTTCGAGTCAAAGCAAATTCGAAGAAGCCAAAGGTTTCGGAGCTAATGACGTCCTGTCCAGCAAAGACTCCGTCGCGATCAAAAAGCTCGCCGGTCGCTTCGATCTGCTGATCAGTACGGTTAACGTGAAGCTCGATTGGGATGCTATGATTGGCACGCTCGCGCCAAACGGCCGATTACACATCGTCGGAGCCGTCCTCGAGCCGATTCCGGTGAGTGCATTTTCGCTAATAATGGGGCAGCGAAGTATCTCGGGCTCTCCAACAGGCTCTCCGACGAATATCGAGTCGATGCTCGACTTCGCGGCTCGGCACAATGTCCTTCCCCAGACCGAACATTTTCCGATGAGCAAAATCAATGAAGCATTCGCTCGGCTGGAATCCGGTCAGGCTCGTTATCGCATCGTGCTCGATGCGGATTTCTAA